In the genome of Candidatus Eisenbacteria bacterium, one region contains:
- the pruA gene encoding L-glutamate gamma-semialdehyde dehydrogenase, with the protein MRPEFQNEPFTDFSRPEAVAAQETALKLVESKLGRTYPLVLGGRRITGGPTFDSLNPSNPKQVIGKFTQATVEQAREAVGEAARAFESWRFMPWKERASVLFRVAGLMRRHRFELNAWMILEVGKSWPEADGDTAEAIDFCEFYAREALRYGGPQPITHVPGEANELEYIPLGVIAVIPPWNFPCAILAGMTGAAIVSGNAVVLKPSSDAPGIAWRTFELFEEAGVPAGVLNFLTGGGATVGNTIVEDVRTRAISFTGSREVGLHINELAAKAPGGQKWIKRVVAEMGGKDFILVDREADLEAAATGVCSAAFGFQGQKCSACSRAIVHQDVYDEFLKLLVPRVQALKQGDVRDRSFNLGPVVNAKAEKSILAYIEAGKKDGRLLYGGAKAAGEGYFIQPTVIADIPAGSKIEQEEIFGPVLAVIKARDFDHGVEIANGTDYGLTGSVYSRNRATLAKGRQLCHVGNLYLNRRCTGALVGVHPFGGFNMSGTDSKAGGRDYLLLFLQAKSISESV; encoded by the coding sequence CACCGGGGGTCCCACGTTTGACTCGCTCAACCCGTCGAACCCGAAGCAGGTCATCGGCAAGTTCACCCAGGCCACGGTCGAGCAGGCGCGTGAGGCGGTGGGCGAGGCGGCCAGGGCGTTCGAGTCGTGGCGGTTCATGCCATGGAAGGAGCGCGCCTCGGTGCTGTTCCGGGTGGCGGGCCTGATGCGGCGCCACCGCTTCGAACTGAACGCGTGGATGATCCTGGAGGTGGGCAAGAGCTGGCCCGAGGCCGACGGCGACACCGCCGAGGCCATTGATTTCTGCGAGTTCTACGCGCGCGAGGCGCTGCGCTACGGTGGTCCCCAGCCGATCACCCACGTCCCCGGCGAGGCCAACGAACTGGAGTACATTCCGCTGGGTGTGATCGCCGTGATCCCGCCGTGGAACTTCCCGTGCGCCATCCTGGCCGGCATGACCGGCGCGGCGATCGTCAGCGGCAACGCGGTGGTGCTCAAGCCCTCGAGCGACGCGCCGGGCATCGCGTGGCGGACCTTCGAGCTGTTCGAGGAGGCCGGCGTGCCCGCGGGGGTGCTCAACTTCCTCACCGGCGGGGGCGCCACGGTGGGCAACACCATCGTGGAGGATGTCCGCACGCGCGCCATCTCCTTCACCGGCTCGCGCGAGGTGGGCCTGCACATCAACGAGCTGGCCGCGAAGGCCCCCGGGGGCCAGAAGTGGATCAAGCGCGTGGTGGCGGAGATGGGTGGCAAGGACTTCATCCTGGTGGACCGCGAGGCAGACCTCGAGGCGGCCGCGACCGGCGTGTGCTCCGCGGCGTTCGGCTTCCAGGGCCAGAAGTGCTCGGCCTGCTCGCGCGCCATCGTGCACCAGGATGTGTACGACGAGTTCCTCAAGCTGCTGGTGCCCAGGGTGCAGGCGCTGAAGCAGGGCGACGTGCGCGACCGGAGCTTCAACCTGGGGCCGGTGGTCAACGCCAAGGCCGAGAAGTCCATCCTGGCCTACATCGAGGCGGGCAAGAAGGACGGGCGGCTGCTGTACGGCGGCGCCAAGGCGGCGGGCGAGGGCTACTTCATCCAGCCCACCGTGATCGCCGACATCCCGGCGGGCTCGAAGATCGAGCAGGAGGAGATCTTCGGGCCGGTGCTGGCGGTGATCAAGGCGCGCGACTTCGACCACGGCGTGGAAATCGCCAACGGCACCGATTACGGCCTGACCGGCTCGGTGTACTCGCGCAATCGCGCCACGCTGGCGAAGGGCCGCCAGCTCTGTCACGTGGGCAACCTGTACCTGAACCGGCGCTGCACCGGGGCCCTGGTGGGGGTGCATCCCTTCGGCGGGTTCAACATGTCGGGCACCGACAGCAAGGCCGGCGGGCGGGATTACCTGCTGCTGTTCCTGCAGGCCAAGTCGATCAGCGAGTCGGTCTAG